The following coding sequences lie in one Klebsiella huaxiensis genomic window:
- the fabG gene encoding 3-oxoacyl-ACP reductase FabG, translated as MSFEGKIALVTGASRGIGRAIAETLVARGAKVIGTATSESGAQAISDYLGANGKGLLLNVTDPASIESVLGNIRAEFGEVDILVNNAGITRDNLLMRMKDDEWNDIIETNLSSVFRLSKAVMRAMMKKRHGRIITIGSVVGTMGNAGQANYAAAKAGLIGFSKSLAREVASRGITVNVVAPGFIETDMTRALTDEQRAGTLAAVPAGRLGSPNEIASAVAFLASDEASYITGETLHVNGGMYMV; from the coding sequence ATGAGTTTTGAAGGAAAAATCGCGCTGGTTACCGGTGCAAGTCGCGGGATTGGCCGCGCAATTGCTGAAACGCTCGTTGCCCGTGGCGCTAAAGTCATTGGTACTGCAACCAGCGAAAGCGGTGCGCAGGCGATCAGCGATTATTTAGGTGCCAATGGCAAAGGTCTGCTGTTGAATGTGACCGATCCGGCATCTATCGAATCTGTTCTGGGAAATATTCGCGCAGAATTTGGTGAAGTTGATATCCTGGTGAACAATGCCGGGATTACTCGTGATAACCTGTTAATGCGCATGAAAGATGACGAGTGGAACGATATTATCGAAACCAATCTGTCATCTGTTTTCCGTCTGTCAAAAGCGGTAATGCGCGCTATGATGAAAAAGCGTCATGGACGTATTATCACTATCGGTTCTGTGGTTGGTACCATGGGAAATGCAGGTCAGGCCAACTACGCTGCGGCGAAAGCGGGTCTGATTGGCTTCAGTAAATCACTGGCTCGCGAAGTTGCGTCACGCGGTATTACTGTAAACGTTGTTGCTCCGGGCTTTATTGAAACGGACATGACACGTGCGCTGACCGATGAGCAGCGTGCGGGTACTCTGGCGGCAGTTCCTGCGGGGCGCCTCGGCTCTCCAAATGAAATCGCCAGTGCGGTTGCATTTTTAGCTTCTGACGAAGCGAGTTACATCACCGGTGAAACTTTGCACGTCAACGGCGGGATGTATATGGTCTGA
- the acpP gene encoding acyl carrier protein, which translates to MSTIEERVKKIIGEQLGVKQEEVTNNASFVEDLGADSLDTVELVMALEEEFDTEIPDEEAEKITTVQAAIDYINGHQA; encoded by the coding sequence ATGAGCACTATCGAAGAACGCGTTAAGAAAATTATCGGCGAACAGCTGGGCGTTAAGCAGGAAGAAGTTACCAACAATGCTTCCTTCGTTGAAGACCTGGGCGCTGATTCTCTTGACACCGTTGAGCTGGTAATGGCTCTGGAAGAAGAGTTTGATACTGAGATTCCGGACGAAGAAGCTGAGAAAATCACTACTGTTCAGGCTGCCATTGATTACATCAACGGTCACCAGGCGTAA